Genomic segment of Paenibacillus sp. FSL R5-0623:
ACGTGCGAAGAACTGGTCCGGTACATTAGGTCGTATCTGGACCTATCTGGCACGTCGCAAGGTTAAGCTGTCCATGGTACTGTTGATGGTGTTTGCCAGCTCCGCACTTGCTTTGCTTGGTCCTTACATGGTAGGGGTGGCCGTGGATGATTTCATCGCGGGTGAAGCCGACTCAAGCTGGACTCGGTTTCTGATTGGATTAACCGCAGTGTATATCTTGTTCTCTCTTACATCCTGGTTACAAAATATATGGATGATCGAAATTGCACAGGAAACCGTGTTCCGCATGCGGTATGATCTGTTCTCCCATCTGCACAAACTGCCGATTCCATTCTTCGGTAAACGCCAGCAGGGGGAGATTATGAGTCGGGTGACCAATGATATCGAGAATGTTAGCGGTACGTTGAATAGCTCGGCGATCCAGATTTTCTCGAGTGTATTAACACTGCTCGGAACGTTTGGGGTTATGCTCTGGCTCAGTCCGCTACTGACCCTGCTTACCTTTATCGTTGTGCCTCTGATGGCCATCGGCATGCGTTGGATTACGCGCAGAACGGGACCGCTCTTCAAGGAACGGCAGCGCAATCTCGGTGAACTTAACGGTTACATCGAAGAGACGTTATCCGGCCAGCGGATCATTAAGGCATTCTCGCAAGAGGAACGGGTGATTCGTGGTTTTGAGGAACGAAATACCCGCATCCGGATCTCCGGTTTCTGGGCACAGACGATCTCTGGTTTTATCCCGAAACTGATGAATGGATTGAATAACCTGAGCTTTGCGATTGTTGCGGGTATCGGTGGTATTCTGGCGATTCAGGGTTCCGTTACGGTTGGGGTAATTATTATCTTTGTGGAATATGCCCGTCAATTCACCCGTCCGCTGAATGATCTGGCGAACCAGTGGAACACGTTATTGTCCGCGATTGCGGGGGCTGAGCGCGTATTCGAGGTGCTGGACGAAGATGAGGAAGCAAA
This window contains:
- a CDS encoding ABC transporter ATP-binding protein, whose product is MFKAFIEPFRQPPPPIDPETLRSGGGRKPKARAKNWSGTLGRIWTYLARRKVKLSMVLLMVFASSALALLGPYMVGVAVDDFIAGEADSSWTRFLIGLTAVYILFSLTSWLQNIWMIEIAQETVFRMRYDLFSHLHKLPIPFFGKRQQGEIMSRVTNDIENVSGTLNSSAIQIFSSVLTLLGTFGVMLWLSPLLTLLTFIVVPLMAIGMRWITRRTGPLFKERQRNLGELNGYIEETLSGQRIIKAFSQEERVIRGFEERNTRIRISGFWAQTISGFIPKLMNGLNNLSFAIVAGIGGILAIQGSVTVGVIIIFVEYARQFTRPLNDLANQWNTLLSAIAGAERVFEVLDEDEEAKDEGAAVSLDKVEGAVRFDKVSFGYDEGRNILHDISFEAKPGEMIALVGPTGAGKTTLIQLLSRFYDPTGGTLTVDGRDMTTIRRENLRSHMAFVLQDSFLFQGTIRENIRFGRLDATDEEVEAASRLANAHSFIVRMKDGYDKVLQADGSGISQGQKQLLAIARAILADPSILVLDEATSSIDTVTEIKIQEGLQRLMQGRTSFVIAHRLNTIRQADRILVLKDGHLLEQGSHDALLEQGGFYSELYYSQLRKKAQ